CCGGCTGTCGCGGCGCGACGTGGCGACGCTCGAGATCTTCGCCCGCCACGCGGCGATCGCGATCGAGAACGCGCGCCGCTACGCGCGCGAGCAGCAGCGCACCGAGCGGTTCGCGCTCGTCGCGCGCGTGGGGCGCATCGTCGCCGCCGGCGTGCGGCTCGACGACGTGCTGCAGCGCGCCGCCGACGCGATCCACGAGATCCTCGGCTACCCGAACGTCGCGATCCCGCTGCTCGAGCCGGGCGATCCGCCGACGCTCGTCGTGCGCGCGTTCGGCGGGGACTACAAGGCGATGCTCGCCGGCGAGCATCGACAGCCGGTGACGATGGGCGTCATGGGCGCCGCGGCACGCGAGGCGCGCGCGGTGCTCGTGAACGACGCCAGGTGCGACCCGCGCTACGTCCCCATGTCGCGGTCGACCGGGATCACCGCGGAGCTCGCGGTGCCGATCCTCGCCGGCGGCCGCGTGGCGGGGCTCGTGAACGTGGAGGGGAGCGGGCCGTTCGACGACGAGGACGCGGCGACGCTCACGATCGTCGCCGACCAGCTGGCGGCCGCGGTGGAGAACGCGCGCCTCTACGAGGCCGCGCAGCGCGCCGCCGCGCTCGAGGAGCGGCAGCGCATCGCGCGCGACCTGCACGACTCGGTGACGCAGACGCTGTTCAGCCTCACGCTGATCGCCGAGTCGCTGGAGAGCGCGTGGCGGCGCGACGCGGCGGAGGGCGCGCGCCGGTGCGGCCGGCTGCTGGAGCTGAGCGGCTCCGCGCTCGCCGAGATGCGCGCGCTGCTCGTGGAGCTGCGGCCGGAGGTGCGCGTCTCGGATCCGTTAGGCGGCGGCGAGCCGCCGCTCGCCCGCGTCGCGCGCGAGGGACTCGCGGCGGCGCTCGCGCACCATCTCGCGGAGCTGCGCCGCGACCGGCCGGCGCTGGAGACTTCGCTCGACACCGCGCGCTACGGCGCGCGGCGGGCCCCCGCCCCGGTGGAGGAGGCGCTGTTCCGCATCGCGCAGGAAGCGACGGCGAACGTTGTGAAGCACGCGAGCGCGGAACGCCTGACGGTGCGGCTCGGCCGATCGCGCCGCGGCGTGCGCCTGACCGTGACCGACGACGGCGCGGGCTTCACGCCGGGCGACGTGCGCCGCGGGTTCGGCCTGCTGTCGATGCGCGAGCGCGCCGAGCGGCTCGGCGGCCGCGTGCGCGTGCAGCGCGCGCGGGGGGGCGGCACGGTGGTCAGCGCGTTCGTGCGGACGTGAGCCCCGTCGACCGCATCCGCGTCGTCGTGGCCGACGACCATCCGCTCGTGCGCGAGGGGCTGCGCACGTTCCTCACCGAGCGCGAGGTGCAGGTCGTCGGCGAGGCGGCCGACGGCGCGGAG
This DNA window, taken from Gemmatirosa kalamazoonensis, encodes the following:
- a CDS encoding GAF domain-containing sensor histidine kinase, which produces MPVPASALPVQRRRDPATPSGVRRGSREAQTLETLRAIVEEISGELDLRPLLTQLLVRACDLIGADRGTIGLFDPARGVVRTEAAHNMPPDEVGAEAAAGIGLAGAVLRDRQAVLSRYGDLPDPPQPALADDVVIGVPIVRRGEMIGVFGIGVQPPVPNDRLSRRDVATLEIFARHAAIAIENARRYAREQQRTERFALVARVGRIVAAGVRLDDVLQRAADAIHEILGYPNVAIPLLEPGDPPTLVVRAFGGDYKAMLAGEHRQPVTMGVMGAAAREARAVLVNDARCDPRYVPMSRSTGITAELAVPILAGGRVAGLVNVEGSGPFDDEDAATLTIVADQLAAAVENARLYEAAQRAAALEERQRIARDLHDSVTQTLFSLTLIAESLESAWRRDAAEGARRCGRLLELSGSALAEMRALLVELRPEVRVSDPLGGGEPPLARVAREGLAAALAHHLAELRRDRPALETSLDTARYGARRAPAPVEEALFRIAQEATANVVKHASAERLTVRLGRSRRGVRLTVTDDGAGFTPGDVRRGFGLLSMRERAERLGGRVRVQRARGGGTVVSAFVRT